ATTTTTCTTTTACCGGTTATATTCAAATCAACCTATATAGTCTTTAATGGTGTTCCTGCCACTTTTCTGGGAAATGGGAAAACGAACTCGGAAGACTCTAAGTCCGTCGGTTATTAACTAGGGGTAATGAAAGGGAGGCCTTATACCACAAATGCGGTATTAATTTTTGATAATGGCTAGGCTGCCGTATAAAAATTATGATTTATATGGTAGAATGTTCCTCCCAACTAGGTGCTGAATAGTTGTGTATACGTTCTAATCTACGTCCAGGTGGTTTGAGAATACTCTGCTCAGTCTGTGGATGTGAAAATTATTCGGAGTTCAAGTTCTGTGGAGAATGTATTACATCTAGTACAGGAGAGTTTATGTTTTCCAAACCCATCCTGGTAGAGGCCAGAACGCTGCGAATTTCCGGCGATGTGCTGTGTTAGATGGCTGACCGTACTTTTCGCATAGGTCTAAACTGAGTAAATTCGCTGCGCCAGAGTCACTCTTTCTCCCCAAATCGGGACCTCCAAGAAAGGTGAAGAATGAGAAAGCTTCGGATTGGGATCATAGATTTGATCACCAAGGCCCCCATGCGTTCATTGTGGGCGCGGGTGATGCATGCCAACTTGTCCGGCATTATGCCCCAGGTCATCGCTACCTGGTGCGAGCAGGGAGGCCACGACGTAACCTTAGTTCACTTTACCGGTCTTGAGGACCTGGCCGAAGAGGTGCCCAAAAACGTGGACATAGTTTTTATAAGCGCGTTTACACAAGCCGCACAGCAATCTTATGCCCTGAGTAATCGGTATAGAGCAGAGGGTACCATTACCGTACTGGGAGGCCCCCATGCTCGTTGTTACCCACAGGATGCACAAAAGTACTTCGACTACGTGCTGGGGTTGACGGATAAACAGTTGATCGGTGACGTGCTTGAGGACTGTTCACGATACAGGCCGTACGGTCGATATTTGTCTGCTAGCCAACAGCCGACGATGCTTCCAGGAGTACGGGAACGATGGAAGTTTATCGAGCAAGTAATTAAGAAGGCGCCGATTATCAAGGTTGTCCCCATGATCGGCAGTATGGGGTGTCCCTACACCTGTAGTTTTTGTATTGACTCCGTAGTCCCCTATCAACCCCTTGAATTCGATACAATCAAAGATGACCTAAGATTCCTCATGAAGAAGTTTAAGCGGCCGCTGGTAGCTTGGTATGACCCAAACTTTGGAGTCCGGTTTGATGACTATATGGAGGCAATTGAGGAAGCGGCACCGATAAACAGCATCGATTTCATCGCCGAGAGTAGTTTGTCCCTGCTTTCCGAGCCGCATTTAAAGCGCCTGAAACAAAATGGGTTTAAAGCCCTTCTGCCCGGTATCGAATCCTGGTATGACATGGCGGCTAAGTCGAAGACCGGCAAGAAGCAGGGCATGGAGAAGCTTATACATGTTTCAGA
This genomic interval from Thermodesulfobacteriota bacterium contains the following:
- a CDS encoding cobalamin-dependent protein (Presence of a B(12) (cobalamin)-binding domain implies dependence on cobalamin itself, in one of its several forms, or in some unusual lineages, dependence on a cobalamin-like analog.); protein product: MRKLRIGIIDLITKAPMRSLWARVMHANLSGIMPQVIATWCEQGGHDVTLVHFTGLEDLAEEVPKNVDIVFISAFTQAAQQSYALSNRYRAEGTITVLGGPHARCYPQDAQKYFDYVLGLTDKQLIGDVLEDCSRYRPYGRYLSASQQPTMLPGVRERWKFIEQVIKKAPIIKVVPMIGSMGCPYTCSFCIDSVVPYQPLEFDTIKDDLRFLMKKFKRPLVAWYDPNFGVRFDDYMEAIEEAAPINSIDFIAESSLSLLSEPHLKRLKQNGFKALLPGIESWYDMAAKSKTGKKQGMEKLIHVSEHVNTILRYVPYVQTNFVIGLDTDEGSEPFELTKKFVDMTPAAFPAYPLLTAFGQAAPINLEYQRADRVLPFPFHFLNNNHAMNVRPKNYSWTEFYDHLINLAEHSFSWRSIFNRFRATTSRIPRWMNLVRAISSEGFGRLNFYQKVRGLLDQDRAFRDFFEGETTKVPQFYLDIIKKDLGSLWEWLPEGAIYHDPNAYLKAELEREKSRVRA